In one Candidatus Nitronereus thalassa genomic region, the following are encoded:
- a CDS encoding YnbE family lipoprotein, whose protein sequence is MHYILRISALMAFAIVWACTPRVEVAPPEKPITINLNVKIDHEVRVKVEKDLQAVFSEDSKLF, encoded by the coding sequence ATGCACTACATTCTGAGGATAAGCGCGCTGATGGCCTTCGCTATCGTTTGGGCCTGTACCCCACGAGTAGAAGTCGCGCCTCCTGAGAAACCCATCACGATCAACCTCAATGTCAAAATTGATCACGAGGTTCGAGTCAAGGTTGAAAAAGATTTACAGGCGGTGTTTTCGGAAGACAGCAAATTGTTCTAA
- a CDS encoding YdbL family protein — MYRNTQQWTIQCLLIVFMVIGAGTNTWALSLDEAKDQGLVGERANGYLGAVKSSPSSDVQALIRSINSQRKQRYQEIAASNNTDLEAVEILAGKTAINKTKPGHYIQLPSDGWTKK, encoded by the coding sequence ATGTATCGAAATACCCAACAATGGACAATTCAATGCTTGCTGATCGTGTTCATGGTGATAGGTGCTGGAACAAACACTTGGGCTCTCTCCCTTGATGAGGCCAAAGACCAAGGATTGGTCGGCGAGCGGGCCAATGGTTACCTCGGAGCTGTCAAAAGCTCTCCATCTTCTGATGTTCAAGCTCTCATCAGGTCAATTAATAGCCAGCGCAAACAACGTTACCAAGAAATCGCCGCCAGCAATAACACCGACCTGGAAGCCGTAGAAATCCTCGCGGGCAAGACCGCTATCAATAAAACCAAACCTGGTCATTATATTCAATTACCTTCCGATGGATGGACGAAAAAATAG
- a CDS encoding mechanosensitive ion channel family protein → MESFQAFGEEFGIVWNTGVFGVSVGEVVTALLIFLLFLAIRRVFFRLIVTSLKGLTRRTKTDIDDQLLDAIEKPLELGFVIVGLYVGGQVLPLSPDAENIFEKLIRSFIALTLFWGIFRAIDPLSSLMDRGIEMMGSLSMRDTMKGFFVKLAKFIVVALGIAAVFQEWGFNVAAVLGSLGLVGMAVALGAKDFIANLFAGLTIFLDRMFEKGNWIQTPDVDGTVEDIGFRATKIRRFDKALVTIPNARLAGEALINFSRMTNRRIYWKIGVEYRTTKEQLHHIIQDILAYVKSCEDFETNPERTKTFVFMDSFGASSIDIMLYCFTVTTEWGEWLACKERLAYKVKDIVEGHGAAFAFPSTSLYVETLPFGTPEPFPIPAQPASPRSSAS, encoded by the coding sequence ATGGAATCATTTCAAGCCTTCGGAGAAGAATTCGGTATCGTTTGGAATACGGGCGTGTTTGGAGTCAGTGTGGGAGAGGTGGTTACCGCTCTGCTCATATTCCTCTTGTTTTTAGCCATTCGTCGAGTATTTTTTCGATTGATTGTCACATCCCTCAAGGGGCTCACCCGTCGGACGAAAACCGACATAGACGATCAGCTCCTCGATGCCATCGAAAAACCCCTCGAGCTCGGATTCGTCATTGTCGGCCTGTATGTTGGCGGCCAAGTCTTACCACTATCCCCCGATGCCGAAAATATCTTTGAAAAATTGATTCGGTCGTTTATTGCCTTGACGTTGTTTTGGGGCATCTTTCGAGCAATCGATCCCCTCTCGTCACTCATGGATCGCGGCATTGAAATGATGGGCAGCCTCAGCATGCGTGATACGATGAAGGGCTTCTTTGTAAAACTCGCAAAGTTCATTGTTGTAGCCCTAGGGATCGCGGCCGTGTTCCAAGAATGGGGTTTCAATGTGGCGGCCGTCCTCGGCAGTTTAGGGTTGGTGGGTATGGCCGTAGCCCTTGGCGCCAAGGATTTTATCGCCAATCTATTTGCAGGACTCACCATTTTTCTCGATCGCATGTTTGAAAAAGGCAATTGGATTCAAACGCCGGATGTGGATGGCACGGTGGAAGACATCGGTTTCCGGGCCACCAAAATCCGCAGGTTCGACAAAGCGCTTGTCACCATTCCCAACGCGCGATTGGCTGGCGAGGCCCTCATCAATTTTTCACGCATGACCAATCGCCGAATCTATTGGAAAATCGGCGTCGAATACCGCACGACAAAAGAGCAGCTTCACCACATCATTCAAGATATCCTTGCCTATGTTAAATCCTGCGAAGATTTTGAAACCAATCCGGAACGAACCAAAACCTTCGTGTTCATGGATTCATTTGGCGCCTCAAGTATCGACATCATGCTCTATTGCTTTACCGTCACCACGGAATGGGGGGAATGGCTCGCCTGTAAGGAACGCCTGGCTTATAAAGTCAAAGACATTGTCGAAGGTCATGGCGCGGCGTTTGCGTTTCCTTCCACCTCATTGTATGTGGAAACGTTGCCCTTCGGCACACCGGAGCCGTTTCCGATCCCTGCACAACCGGCATCCCCTCGCTCCTCAGCCTCCTAA
- a CDS encoding nuclear transport factor 2 family protein, translated as MSVMEIGKDIVALCQQGKNLEAIEKHYSPNIVSVEAFAMPGMDQTQQGIESIKGKNKWWSENHEVHGCEVRGPFPHGDRFAILFKYEVTPKHTGRRMTMEEIGLFTVENGKVAKEEFFYTMPGS; from the coding sequence ATGTCTGTGATGGAAATCGGGAAAGACATTGTCGCACTCTGTCAACAGGGCAAAAACCTCGAAGCCATTGAGAAACACTATAGCCCGAACATTGTCAGTGTCGAAGCCTTCGCCATGCCCGGGATGGACCAAACCCAACAAGGCATTGAATCCATCAAAGGGAAAAATAAATGGTGGAGCGAAAATCACGAAGTTCACGGTTGTGAGGTACGCGGACCATTCCCCCATGGCGACCGATTTGCCATTTTGTTCAAATACGAAGTGACTCCCAAACATACCGGCCGGCGGATGACTATGGAAGAAATCGGATTGTTTACTGTGGAAAATGGCAAAGTCGCGAAGGAAGAATTTTTCTACACCATGCCAGGGTCTTAA
- a CDS encoding ATP-binding protein, with the protein MFSPAKLTALAAIVREAQAKCLTHSVGCKAVKPVGLSVLFSGLNSKGKIQAAKWLAKELRTALLTKNLRTLQSRYIGETEKNLARIFDAGAKNGSILFFDEADALFGKRTTVKDSHDRYANQEVSYLLQRMKSYKGLTILSVNSRSSLSDAIKRRMKHKVLFPKPS; encoded by the coding sequence ATGTTTTCGCCAGCCAAACTCACCGCACTGGCAGCCATTGTCCGTGAAGCACAAGCCAAATGTCTCACACATAGTGTGGGCTGTAAGGCGGTCAAGCCGGTTGGATTGTCGGTGCTCTTTTCCGGCCTTAACAGTAAGGGCAAAATTCAGGCAGCCAAATGGTTGGCCAAAGAATTGCGCACGGCACTCCTCACGAAAAATCTCCGAACATTACAATCACGCTACATCGGAGAGACGGAAAAGAACTTGGCAAGAATATTCGATGCGGGAGCGAAAAATGGTTCGATCTTGTTCTTCGATGAAGCGGACGCTTTGTTTGGCAAACGTACGACAGTCAAAGACAGTCATGACCGTTATGCTAATCAGGAAGTGAGTTACTTACTTCAACGAATGAAGTCCTATAAGGGGTTGACCATTCTGAGTGTCAACAGTAGAAGTTCGTTGAGCGATGCCATCAAGCGTCGAATGAAACACAAGGTCCTATTTCCGAAACCCTCCTGA
- a CDS encoding DUF2780 domain-containing protein, with product MSNIRLSISTIFMTMLILLFSQSTLFAQKTSLVNLLTQQLGVTETQAQGGAGSIFNLAKEKLSPQEFSQVANSVPNMNDLIDAAPKKESGMGGMFGGATSMFGDSGSSLEGLAGLAGSFSKLGLSPDMVNQFVPIILNYVKSSGGETVSNLLAAVLQ from the coding sequence ATGTCGAATATTCGGCTCAGTATTTCCACTATCTTCATGACCATGCTCATCCTCTTGTTCAGTCAGTCCACCCTTTTCGCCCAAAAGACCAGCCTCGTGAATCTTCTCACACAACAATTAGGAGTCACGGAAACACAAGCCCAAGGCGGAGCAGGATCGATCTTCAATCTCGCCAAAGAGAAACTCAGTCCCCAAGAGTTTTCACAAGTAGCGAACTCGGTCCCAAACATGAATGATTTAATCGATGCTGCACCCAAGAAGGAAAGCGGCATGGGCGGAATGTTTGGTGGTGCAACCTCGATGTTCGGAGACAGTGGCAGTAGTCTTGAAGGATTGGCTGGCCTGGCCGGTTCATTCTCCAAACTCGGGCTCTCACCCGACATGGTGAATCAATTCGTGCCTATTATTCTGAACTATGTGAAATCGAGCGGAGGCGAAACAGTCAGTAATCTCCTTGCCGCCGTATTACAATAA
- a CDS encoding PAS domain S-box protein, which produces MNPLSRLEKAFSFTIGQRLITMVVIFILALVSILTFTLNIVKTLELDGVIVDIAGRQRMMIQQYFSEMMLASHGNQPDHQKTQDILLGSLDALKNGGTVIANLYTGERLLIPQAPTDQIRILLDQQRSLLEDYFTKTKSLIFQAPGHSPRPESFLLLNRIQGNLEKNADEVVKLLNAHSREKTLNLLRVVPLIGLLVIILSAILARQVAFANRRLEKEIEQRQKAEDERNRFFALSPDLFCITGFDGKFKVLNPAWEHELGYSTEDLLGETFMQFVHPEDKMSTFDELEGLRKGKPTIQFENRYVSKDGSHKWLLWNAAPSLTDNSIYATARNITNRKLYETELALRDRSINSATNGILIADARKPDMPTIYCNSAFEKITGFTREEVIGQNCRFLQGNDHAQPGLDAIRQAIREGKEGKAELRNYKKDGTLFWNEFYVAPVRDTYGNLTHFIGVQTDITQRKRQEAELAKKTADLARSNDELQQFAYVASHDLQEPLRMVASYTQLLRKRYKGKLDDDADEFIEFAVDGANRMQHLIRDLLEYSRVGAETKPFEKTDCELVFQNVIKNLTASVQEHHADITHDALPCIQANPTLLTQVFQNLIGNALKFKGSAAPKIHVGAKALVDGWEFSVSDNGIGIPQEQLGRIFLIFQRLHSREEYPGTGIGLATCKRIVDKHGGTIWVESEQGRGSTFYFTIKSPVAD; this is translated from the coding sequence ATGAATCCATTATCCAGGCTGGAAAAAGCATTTTCATTTACCATTGGGCAACGTCTTATCACCATGGTGGTGATATTCATTCTAGCTCTGGTATCCATACTCACCTTCACCCTAAACATTGTGAAAACTCTCGAGCTTGACGGGGTAATTGTGGATATCGCAGGACGCCAACGAATGATGATTCAACAGTATTTTAGTGAAATGATGTTGGCGTCTCATGGAAATCAGCCGGACCATCAAAAAACACAAGATATATTGTTGGGCTCTCTCGATGCTTTGAAAAATGGGGGAACCGTCATTGCGAACCTTTACACCGGCGAAAGGCTTTTGATCCCCCAGGCCCCAACAGACCAAATTCGCATTCTCTTGGATCAACAGCGCTCCCTTCTCGAAGATTATTTCACAAAAACCAAATCTTTGATTTTCCAAGCCCCAGGCCACTCTCCCAGGCCTGAATCATTTTTGTTACTCAATCGCATCCAGGGAAACCTCGAAAAGAATGCGGATGAGGTTGTCAAATTACTGAACGCTCACTCCAGAGAAAAAACACTGAATTTATTGAGAGTGGTTCCACTCATCGGACTTCTGGTCATTATCCTGAGTGCCATACTGGCTCGCCAAGTGGCATTCGCAAACCGTAGACTCGAAAAAGAAATTGAACAACGCCAAAAAGCCGAGGATGAACGCAATCGCTTCTTTGCGCTTTCGCCTGATTTGTTTTGCATTACGGGATTTGATGGAAAGTTCAAAGTGTTAAATCCCGCCTGGGAACATGAGCTTGGCTATTCCACTGAAGATCTTCTGGGAGAAACTTTTATGCAATTTGTTCATCCAGAAGATAAAATGTCTACTTTCGATGAGCTAGAGGGATTACGAAAAGGCAAACCAACCATTCAATTTGAGAATCGATACGTCAGCAAAGATGGTTCCCACAAATGGCTGCTGTGGAATGCGGCCCCAAGCTTAACCGATAACTCTATTTATGCCACAGCGAGAAATATTACCAACCGCAAATTGTATGAAACAGAGCTGGCACTTCGTGATCGTTCAATTAATTCTGCCACCAACGGAATTCTTATTGCCGATGCTCGCAAGCCAGATATGCCTACGATCTATTGTAATTCCGCTTTTGAAAAAATTACGGGGTTTACAAGAGAAGAGGTTATTGGCCAAAACTGTCGTTTTCTCCAGGGGAATGATCATGCTCAACCGGGACTAGACGCCATTCGTCAGGCTATACGCGAGGGCAAGGAAGGGAAAGCCGAGCTGAGAAATTATAAAAAGGATGGGACGTTATTTTGGAATGAATTTTATGTTGCCCCTGTGAGGGATACTTACGGAAATCTCACTCACTTCATTGGGGTACAAACAGACATCACTCAACGTAAACGACAAGAAGCCGAGCTGGCGAAAAAGACCGCGGACCTTGCTCGATCCAACGACGAGCTTCAACAATTTGCTTATGTGGCATCGCACGATCTTCAAGAGCCACTTCGCATGGTTGCCAGTTATACCCAGTTACTCAGAAAACGCTATAAGGGAAAGTTAGATGATGATGCCGATGAATTTATTGAGTTCGCGGTGGATGGCGCCAATAGAATGCAACATCTTATTCGTGATCTTCTGGAATACTCACGAGTAGGAGCTGAAACCAAACCCTTTGAAAAAACCGACTGCGAACTTGTGTTTCAAAACGTCATAAAAAATCTCACGGCTTCGGTACAAGAACATCATGCCGACATTACGCATGATGCGCTTCCGTGTATTCAAGCGAATCCAACGCTCTTGACTCAAGTCTTTCAAAACTTGATTGGAAATGCCCTAAAATTTAAAGGAAGCGCTGCACCCAAAATACACGTAGGAGCAAAGGCCCTTGTAGATGGCTGGGAATTTTCTGTCAGTGATAATGGGATAGGCATCCCCCAAGAGCAACTCGGTCGGATATTTTTAATTTTTCAACGACTCCATAGTCGAGAAGAATATCCCGGAACCGGAATTGGGTTGGCCACGTGCAAGAGAATCGTGGATAAACATGGTGGGACCATTTGGGTGGAATCGGAGCAAGGAAGAGGATCGACATTTTATTTCACGATCAAATCACCAGTTGCAGATTAA
- a CDS encoding sigma 54-interacting transcriptional regulator, translated as MKILLLEDNPGDARLIRELFREIQNHSVEIINAESLGQAFDHLKKSPFDVALVDLSLPDSHGLGTFRKLAEAYPSLPLVLLTGLNDQEIAIQAVREGAQDYLNKGEVDGQILVRSIDYAIERKRIQAELERVNAQVKKNADDLHSILNQLHIGTILTNPEGRILHMSISALRLLGKMDNGLEGQLWQHALGLTDDDIQILDHLMTQPIEERKKVLVHFTPPGNSPHWLEIDIQDDPRDPQAKMFFLYDVTEVHKLRQQLDEKSQFHDMIGKCKPMQEVYRQIQNLSQVETTVLIEGETGTGKELVARALHYSSPRKDKPFLAVNCAGLTESLLGSQLFGHKKGAFTGASTDHRGFFESAQGGTLFLDEIGDMPPSVQTNLLRVLQEKEITRLGESQPRKVDVRIICATHQNLNEQVANNQFRADLLYRIRVGRIRLPALRERKEDIPLLVSATLSQCRQAMGKLIVQDISPSALHLLSDYAWPGNVREFKSVIEYAVLQCEGSTILPQHFPPELLEQPNHTAHQENLELPTALPEKNREQILSALQQTKGNRAKAAKLMGISRATFYRWLDDLNISTQDLS; from the coding sequence ATGAAAATCCTTTTGCTCGAAGACAATCCCGGAGATGCCCGCCTGATTCGGGAGCTCTTTCGTGAAATACAAAACCATTCCGTGGAAATTATCAATGCGGAATCTCTGGGCCAAGCCTTTGACCACCTCAAAAAAAGCCCTTTTGATGTCGCACTGGTAGACCTCTCCTTACCCGATAGCCACGGGCTGGGGACCTTCCGAAAACTCGCCGAAGCCTATCCCTCGCTTCCACTCGTATTACTCACAGGCCTTAACGACCAAGAAATCGCAATACAGGCTGTTCGAGAAGGCGCGCAGGACTATCTCAATAAGGGAGAGGTGGATGGTCAAATCCTCGTTCGGTCCATTGACTATGCCATTGAAAGGAAACGCATCCAGGCTGAGTTGGAAAGGGTAAATGCCCAAGTCAAAAAAAACGCGGACGATCTCCATTCGATTTTAAATCAACTGCATATCGGCACGATTTTGACCAACCCCGAAGGCCGAATTCTCCACATGAGCATTTCCGCCCTCCGTTTATTGGGCAAAATGGATAACGGCCTCGAAGGTCAACTCTGGCAACATGCCTTGGGATTAACCGACGATGACATTCAGATCCTGGACCATCTCATGACTCAGCCGATCGAAGAACGAAAAAAAGTCCTAGTCCATTTCACGCCTCCAGGAAACTCCCCACATTGGCTTGAGATCGACATTCAAGATGACCCCCGTGATCCTCAAGCAAAAATGTTCTTTCTCTATGATGTCACCGAAGTGCACAAGCTTCGACAGCAGCTCGATGAAAAGTCCCAGTTTCACGATATGATCGGGAAGTGCAAACCCATGCAGGAAGTGTACCGGCAAATTCAAAACCTCTCCCAGGTTGAAACGACTGTGTTAATCGAAGGGGAAACGGGAACGGGGAAAGAACTGGTGGCGCGGGCTCTTCACTATTCAAGCCCCAGAAAGGATAAACCCTTCCTCGCGGTGAACTGTGCGGGGCTGACGGAATCGTTGCTAGGCAGCCAATTGTTTGGTCATAAAAAAGGCGCGTTCACCGGAGCAAGCACCGACCACCGGGGATTTTTTGAGTCGGCTCAGGGTGGAACTCTCTTTCTTGATGAAATCGGCGATATGCCTCCTTCGGTCCAAACAAATTTACTGCGAGTCCTCCAAGAAAAAGAAATCACTCGACTGGGGGAATCGCAACCGAGAAAAGTCGATGTTCGTATTATCTGTGCCACGCATCAAAACTTAAACGAACAAGTGGCAAACAATCAGTTTCGAGCCGATCTGTTATATCGGATTCGTGTCGGTCGAATTCGCCTGCCGGCGCTTCGGGAACGAAAAGAAGACATTCCGCTCTTAGTCTCGGCCACTCTGAGTCAATGCCGTCAAGCAATGGGTAAGTTAATTGTCCAAGATATCAGCCCCTCTGCCCTACATTTGCTTTCGGATTATGCATGGCCAGGTAATGTGCGAGAATTTAAAAGCGTTATTGAATATGCCGTTCTCCAATGCGAGGGCTCAACCATTTTACCCCAGCATTTTCCACCTGAGCTCCTTGAGCAACCCAACCACACAGCCCACCAAGAAAACCTGGAATTACCCACTGCTCTACCAGAGAAAAATAGAGAACAGATCCTGTCCGCGCTCCAACAAACCAAAGGCAATCGAGCTAAGGCCGCCAAACTTATGGGCATCAGCCGCGCTACTTTTTACCGGTGGCTGGATGATTTAAACATTTCCACACAAGACCTTTCTTAA
- a CDS encoding response regulator codes for MQDKLTIIIIEDNRADVRLLKEALRESFLDPTLYILNDGSSAIRFFDEIKQGNSQELPHLILLDLNLPQINGLEVLQHIKGDDTLKRIPVIVLSSSQNPDDIAKAYDLHANCYLTKPVDLEPFFEIVKAVEYFWFQLARLPFSSKR; via the coding sequence GTGCAGGACAAACTTACAATTATCATTATAGAAGATAACCGAGCGGATGTACGGCTTCTCAAAGAAGCCTTAAGGGAATCTTTCCTTGATCCCACGTTATACATTTTAAATGATGGATCCTCAGCCATTCGCTTTTTTGACGAAATCAAACAGGGAAATTCCCAGGAGCTTCCCCATCTCATCTTGCTGGATCTCAACCTTCCTCAGATAAATGGCCTTGAGGTCCTTCAACACATTAAGGGTGATGACACTCTTAAGCGAATCCCCGTCATTGTTCTCAGCTCTTCCCAAAACCCAGATGATATTGCCAAAGCTTATGATCTACATGCGAATTGTTACCTCACCAAGCCTGTGGATCTTGAACCGTTTTTCGAAATTGTCAAAGCCGTGGAGTATTTCTGGTTCCAATTAGCCAGGCTTCCCTTTTCCTCCAAACGGTAG
- a CDS encoding formylglycine-generating enzyme family protein yields the protein MNTLFTSTKAMVLTLSLTMAPWATALGSDTTDMVLISKGEFIMGSQDHSDETPHQVVLDGYYIDKYEVSNEKYKKFMRSTQHPAPAYWDDPRLNGADQPVVGVNWYDANAFCEWEGKRLPTEAEWERAAKGPDGHHYPWGHKIDPTKANYGQNVGKTKPVNSYPEGISGYGVYNMAGNVFEWVSDWYDPNYFKVSAALNPQGPSGGYNFANQGPVKVLKGGSWLAPQTSLHTSHRFWNQPENNSYGVGLGFRCATSAADDSMESVRYHFMHSLISMGKEKWSDALTSIDKALKQDPENLEYQETRKMILKEIKN from the coding sequence ATGAACACACTCTTCACATCCACAAAAGCAATGGTATTAACGTTGTCATTAACAATGGCTCCCTGGGCCACAGCACTGGGTTCAGACACCACCGACATGGTCCTCATTTCCAAGGGAGAGTTCATCATGGGAAGCCAGGACCACAGCGACGAGACCCCGCACCAAGTCGTCCTTGACGGGTACTACATTGATAAGTACGAGGTTTCCAACGAGAAGTATAAAAAATTCATGAGGTCCACTCAGCACCCTGCTCCAGCCTATTGGGATGACCCTCGCTTGAATGGTGCAGATCAACCAGTGGTCGGTGTTAATTGGTATGACGCCAACGCCTTTTGCGAATGGGAAGGTAAGCGGCTCCCGACCGAGGCGGAATGGGAACGTGCGGCCAAAGGCCCTGATGGGCATCACTATCCATGGGGCCACAAGATTGATCCTACAAAGGCGAATTATGGACAAAATGTGGGAAAGACCAAGCCCGTAAATTCATATCCCGAAGGTATCAGTGGCTATGGCGTGTATAATATGGCTGGTAATGTCTTTGAGTGGGTCAGTGACTGGTATGATCCCAACTATTTCAAAGTAAGCGCCGCGCTTAACCCTCAAGGCCCGTCCGGTGGCTACAACTTTGCCAACCAAGGTCCGGTGAAAGTGCTGAAGGGTGGCTCATGGCTGGCCCCTCAGACGTCACTTCACACCAGCCATCGATTCTGGAATCAACCGGAGAATAATTCATATGGGGTGGGACTGGGTTTCCGCTGCGCGACATCTGCCGCTGACGACAGTATGGAGTCAGTACGGTATCACTTCATGCATTCCCTCATCAGCATGGGCAAAGAAAAATGGAGCGATGCCCTGACTTCGATAGACAAGGCTCTGAAGCAAGATCCAGAAAACCTTGAATACCAAGAAACTCGCAAAATGATTTTGAAAGAAATCAAAAACTAA
- a CDS encoding formylglycine-generating enzyme family protein, translated as MTENYFHKNVISKTLWVLMITVGLTFHAIEPASSKSLNVVPEDMAYIPFGLAIMGIDKDIKQRTSVQSETPSLYERRMSMPWSKAAFQDEGPAHWVLLSSYLIDKFEVSNQKYGKFMKATGHAAPAYWDDPRLNGDTQPVVGVNWFDAKAFCEWEGKRLPTEAEWENAARGPEGLIYPWGNAFDAGKVNNGKRNASTMPIDSLEESVSPYGLYHMAGNVFEWVNDWYDPNYYSKGPFQPNPAGPPKGVWLGGTGTYVDRLTVGEKKVIRGGSWIAGNHTVTTTHRFWNHPMNNSYGVGLGFRCAQTTTQEVEDAFRVYAIKAMKEVGMERYKQAGDYIEEALKVDPRNESLLRLRDIVQKGQNQS; from the coding sequence ATGACTGAGAATTACTTCCATAAAAATGTGATTTCAAAAACGTTGTGGGTTCTTATGATCACGGTGGGGCTTACATTCCATGCCATCGAACCAGCCTCTTCGAAATCTCTCAACGTGGTTCCGGAGGACATGGCTTACATTCCCTTCGGGCTGGCAATCATGGGAATCGATAAAGACATTAAACAAAGAACCTCCGTTCAAAGTGAGACTCCCTCCCTTTATGAACGTAGAATGTCGATGCCCTGGTCCAAAGCAGCGTTTCAGGATGAAGGGCCTGCCCATTGGGTCCTCCTCAGCTCCTATCTCATAGACAAGTTTGAGGTGTCGAATCAAAAGTATGGGAAATTCATGAAGGCGACGGGACATGCAGCTCCGGCGTATTGGGATGACCCTCGCTTAAACGGCGACACGCAGCCGGTAGTGGGCGTGAACTGGTTTGATGCGAAGGCCTTTTGTGAATGGGAAGGCAAACGCCTCCCCACGGAAGCCGAATGGGAGAACGCGGCCCGAGGCCCAGAAGGACTGATCTACCCCTGGGGAAACGCTTTTGACGCGGGCAAAGTCAACAATGGCAAACGAAATGCGTCTACGATGCCCATTGACTCTCTTGAAGAGTCTGTTAGCCCCTATGGGCTTTATCACATGGCGGGCAATGTCTTTGAATGGGTGAACGATTGGTACGATCCAAACTATTATTCCAAAGGCCCCTTTCAACCCAATCCAGCAGGACCACCCAAAGGGGTTTGGTTGGGTGGCACAGGAACGTATGTTGATCGGCTAACAGTCGGGGAGAAAAAAGTTATCCGAGGTGGATCCTGGATTGCCGGCAATCATACCGTGACAACCACTCATCGATTTTGGAATCACCCAATGAATAACAGCTATGGTGTGGGACTAGGATTCAGATGTGCACAGACAACCACCCAAGAAGTTGAAGATGCATTTCGAGTGTACGCCATCAAGGCAATGAAGGAAGTGGGAATGGAGCGGTACAAGCAAGCCGGAGATTATATTGAAGAAGCCCTTAAGGTTGATCCACGGAATGAAAGTTTGTTGCGACTTAGGGACATTGTCCAAAAGGGTCAGAATCAATCTTGA
- a CDS encoding formylglycine-generating enzyme family protein codes for MNTKLITRLLLGLIFCHLPAWANHPEVERDDVSMVNIPAGNFIRGSSTGMGRSDEMPREKIYIDAFSIDKFEVTNKRYLAFIAATGHKEPYNVYEEGSLFKVTDIHDLPVVQVTWHDAADYCQWVGKRLPTEAEWEKAARGTDGRMFPWGDEKPSSLHANYDRDWADKATLKPVGSLPQGASPYGVHDMSGNAREWVQDWYDKDYYAQAPKRNPRGPDKSLLKVIRGGSWRSFDSDIRAAARGKGGFALKTHGTGFRCARDMSTEHKIRLQGPE; via the coding sequence ATGAATACGAAATTGATCACCAGACTGCTCCTTGGCCTGATCTTTTGCCATCTCCCTGCATGGGCCAACCATCCGGAGGTAGAACGGGATGATGTATCCATGGTGAACATACCGGCAGGAAACTTTATCCGAGGGAGTAGCACGGGAATGGGTCGATCGGACGAAATGCCAAGAGAAAAAATATACATCGATGCTTTTTCCATTGATAAATTCGAAGTGACCAATAAACGGTATCTGGCCTTCATTGCGGCAACGGGCCATAAAGAGCCCTATAATGTTTATGAAGAAGGTTCATTATTTAAAGTGACAGACATTCATGATCTCCCGGTCGTCCAAGTCACATGGCATGATGCCGCGGATTACTGCCAGTGGGTGGGAAAACGTCTCCCCACGGAGGCCGAATGGGAAAAAGCGGCCAGAGGCACGGATGGGAGGATGTTTCCCTGGGGCGACGAGAAGCCATCGTCACTCCATGCCAATTACGATCGTGATTGGGCTGACAAGGCAACCCTCAAACCAGTGGGATCTTTGCCACAAGGCGCGTCCCCTTACGGGGTGCATGACATGTCTGGAAATGCCAGAGAATGGGTCCAGGATTGGTATGACAAGGATTATTATGCCCAGGCTCCCAAGCGCAATCCTAGGGGACCCGACAAGAGCCTTCTCAAGGTGATCCGAGGAGGGTCATGGCGTAGCTTCGACTCAGACATCAGAGCGGCGGCACGAGGCAAGGGGGGATTTGCCCTCAAAACTCACGGAACCGGGTTCCGGTGCGCTAGAGATATGTCGACAGAACACAAGATCAGGCTGCAAGGTCCAGAATGA